GTTGAGCATTTATTTGCTGAGTTTTTATTCAAACAGTGCTCCAGCCACCATCGACCGGCATAATGAGCCCCGTTACATAACTCGCCTCATCTGAAGCCAAAAACAAGGCGGCATATGCAATTTCTTCTGGTTCACCCACTCGTCCGAGCGGTCCTGCCTCATAGTTTTTAGCAATCTCCGGATCACTCAGCACTTCTTGGATCATCGGCGTATTAATCGCTCCTGGACAGATGCAATTGACCCGGATATTGTATTTCCCATAATCCGCAGCCATCACCCGGGTGAGTGCGACGACACCCCCTTTTGATGCTGTATAGGCGTCTGCTCCGCTCACACCGATAATTCCGTTCAGTGAAGAATTATTAATAACACTCCCGCGTTTCTGTTCGATCATAACAGGAATAATATGTTTGGACATTAGGTACGCACCGTTCAGGTTGATGCTCAAAATACTGTTCCAATCCTCGAGTGGCGTTTCCAAAATAGACGCCATTTTATAACGGGACCGTGCTGAAAAACCGATGCCTGCGTTATTAAACAGCACATCAATCGATCCAAACCGGTTCTGCACTTCTTCCACCAGTGCTTTGACGTTTGCTTCGTCAGAAACATCGGTCTTATAGAAAAATGCTTCCCCGCCTGCAGCCGTTACTTCTTCTGCCGTTTCTCGGCCGGCTTCTTCATTCATTTCCGCCACCACCACTCTTGCACCTTGGCCAGCAAATATTTTTGCTGCAGCTTTGCCCTGTCCGCTTCCCGCTCCGGTAATAATTGCGACTTTGTCTTTTAATCGCATACGTGATCTCCTTTCAATCAGCTAAGAGAATCCGTGTTCAAGTTCTCGAAAACTTTTTTCAATTCTCCTGTGAATTCTGTGCCTTTCACCCCGTCAATAAAGCGATGGTCATAGCAAACGGACAGCATCATGATCGGCGCCACTTTGATTTCATCGTTATCGCCGACGACCGGAGTCTTCTTGACTGCGCCAGCAAAGACAATGGCTGCCTGCGGACTGTTGATGATCGGCGTGCCCGTCTCAACTCCGAAACTTCCGAGATTAGAAACGGTGATCGTGCCATCAGCGTAATCTTCGGCAGAAAGGCTTTTGTTTTCCGCTTTCTGAACCAGTTGCCGGATTTCAGTTGAAATATCCTGCACTGATTTTGATTCTGTATTTCTGACCACAGGAACGACGAGTCCGTCCGGGCTATTTACTGCCACAGAGATATTGACCTCATCATATACCGTAACTTCTTTTCCATTGTTCTCCAATCGACTATTCACGAACGGGTACGCACTTACAGCGTTGGATACCACTTTGATGATGATGTCATTCAGGGATACATTGTCCAGTTCTTTTTTCACGGCCATCGCCTGCGTCATATCCACGGACACAATCTGAGTGAACTGCGGGATGTTCTGCCAGCTGTTCAGCATGTTGGTGGCCATCGTCTTTTGAATACCTGTAAGCGAAATCGTTTCTTTTACCTCGATGGATGGCTTGGATTCCGTCTCGCCGGATGAAGCTTCCCGGACATCTTTTTCAGTGATGATTCCGTCTTTCCCGGTCCCGGTTATGTTTTCTAACGCAATTCCCAGTTCTTTTGCTAATTTGCGGGCCCGGGGGGCAATGCCGCCTTGCCGGGTAGATGACTGCCGCTGCTGAGGAGCTTTTTCTTTTTCTTTATCGGCCGCAGGAGATGGCTTGGCTCTTTCTTTTTCCTCATAGCGGGAAAGGTCCACTTCTTCATCTGTTCCTGCAATGACGGCGACGACTGTGTTCACCGGTACTTCTTTTCCGGGCGGAACAAGAATTTTTTTCAGGACTCCGCCTTCCTGCGCTTCAATCTCTAGGTTTGACTTTTCTGTCTCCAACTCAAATAAATAATCGCCTTTGCTGACTTCTTCTCCTTCTTTCACCAGCCAGTCCGTAATGATACCGTTCTGCATCGTCACGCCGAGCCGGGGCATTTTCACTTCATACATTCTTCTGCCTCCCATCGCGTCGTTCAGTTTGGCAGAGAATCAAACGCAGGGGCAGCTGACCGGTCTGATTCCCTGCAGCACTCTTCAGTATTCCATCAAATCATTGACAGCTTGAATGATCTGCTCTTTACTCGGCCGGTAGAATTGTTCAAGATAAATGTTCTGGGCGATCGGTACATCTGGACTGCCGATGCGTCGAATTGGGGCAGCTAAATCGAAAAGAGCTTCTTCTTGAATTTGAGCAGTGATTTCTGCTCCGGACCCGCCTGTCTTTGATTCTTCATGAACGATCAGTACCCGCCCTGTCTTCCGCACAGATGATAAAATGGTTTCCATATCCAGAGGTGCCAGCGTCCGAGGATCGACCACCTCGACTTCAACGCCATCTGCAACTAAGTCTTCAGCGGCTTCCAGCGCTGTATGGACCTGAAGAGCGGTGGCAATGATTGTCACGTCTGATCCTTCCCTTTTGATATCCGCCTTTCCGAGCGGGATCAAATATTCTTCTTCCGGCACTTCCCCTTTCATGTCATAGAGTATCTTATGTTCGAAGAATAAGACAGCGTTATTATCCCGAATCGCCGTCTTCAGCAGCCCCTTCGCGTCATAAGGGGTGGAAGGAATCGCGATATGCAGCCCGGGGCCATGCATGAATAGAGCCTGTGGACTCTGAGAATGTTCAGGGCCTGCACCGCCGGCAATTCCTACTGGAAGACGGAGCGTGATTGGCATTTCCATCTGCCCTCCATGCATAAATCGCCATTTGCCCATTTTGTTAAAAATTTCATCAAAGGCGATTCCAGCAAAATCACCGAACTGTAGCTCTGGAATCGGACGTGCGTTTCCTGTAATCGCCATTCCGACCGCCGCTGCGATTATAGTCGGCTCAGCAATCGGCGTATCGAATACCCGGTTGCCATATTTCTCGTATAATCCTTGTGTCACTTTGTTAATACCGCCGAATTTACCGACATCTTCTCCGAAAATCAGCGTAGTCTCATCCCGTTCCATTTCTTCATTCAATGCTTCCAACAGAGCTGTCCGCATATTAATTGTTCTCATTTTATTCTCCTCCTTTACGCGAATAGTCCTTCATATATTCTGCCAGGTTCAGGTTGCGGTGCGGACTCCGCTTTTTTGATGGCCTCCAGAATTTCCTGCTCCACTTCCTGATCAATTGTTTTTAACTCTTGTTCATCAGTGACTTTATCCAGAAGCAATCGCGAAACAAAATTCCGGATCGGGTCTTTGTTTTCTTTCCAATCTTTCAACAATTCACCATCGACGTAGTCATACGGATCCCCCTCAAAGTGACCGCGATGACGGAATGTCTGTGCTTCGATGAACGTTGGACCTTCCCCTCTTTTTGCCCGTTCCACGGCTTCCTTCGTAGCTTCGTGCATCAATAGCACATCATTCCCATCCACTACGCAATTCGGAATGCCATAGCCGTATGCCCAGTCTGCAATATGTTCTCTTACAGCATGAGTTTCAGATACATGGCAGGAGATTGCATATTCATTATTCTCACAGATATAAATGACTGGCAGATTGTATAGTCCTGCCCAATTCAATGAGCCATGCAGCATTTCCCTTGATGCAGCGCCATCCCCAAAATAAATTACCGTCACTTGGTCTGTTCCTTTGAATTTCGAAGCATACGCGGTGCCTATTCCGATTCCTAACTGCGAACCGATGGTGCCGGCCTGCCCCATTACGCCTCTTGCCGGGTCGGCACTGTGGACAATACCGGCGCCAAGCCCTTTCGTTGTCCCTTCTGTTGTTCCAAGAAAATCACCGTATATCTTAGAGAGCGGGACACCTTTAGCAATCTTCTGATTGCAACCTCGGTGGTTATAGTAGATATAATCCTCATCACGCAGATTTTCCCGGATAGAACCCGCTGACAGGCCTTCTGAACCGATACCAGAATGATAAAACCCCGAAACTTTCCCTTCCTGCATCAACCGGATCAGGTTTTCATCAAATTTCCGGATTTTCACCATTGTTCTGTAGAAATTCAAAAGCACATCCTTCGGATAGTCCTTCAGTTGAATTTCTTTTTTATAAATTTCCGCCATCTCTTTTCACTCCTTCTTCATTAATGGAATTGTGTTGGCAGGCAGTAGCAGACGAAGATAGATTCATGCATCTATTTTGTGCACCATGAATCCTTGATTACAGAAAGAAATAAAGTGGGTGCTAACTAAATAGCATCATACATGCTGCAATAACTACGCCGCTATAGAGCAGGGCAACAAGCGTATAACCCATGATGTCGCGGATTTTCAGCCCTGCTATCGCCAAAAGTGGAATTGCCCAGAATGGCTGAATCATATTGGTCCATGCATCTCCCCAAGCAACAGCCATTACAACTTTTGCAGGTTCAACACCCATTTCCAGTGCAGCCGGCACCACAATCGGCGCCTGCACTGCCCATTGACCACCGCCTGAAGGAATGAAGATGTTCAGAAGTCCTGCCGATAGGAATGTCCAAAGCGGCAGCGTCTTAGCGGTGGAAATATCAATAAAGAAGTTTGCGAGCAAGACGGCAAGCCCTGAAGCAGCCAGCATCCCCATAATTCCTGCATAGAATGGATATTGCAAAACAAATTGGCCAACGCTGCTGACGGATTTCAGAAGACCGTCAGCGAGTTCCCGGACGTTCGAGAAAAGCAGTAAAGCAGCAGTGAGGAACATTAAATTCACTGTATTTAAATCAAGGGCAAAACCGTTAGTGAAAAAGTGGTTCACTAAATAACTTAAACCAAGAAACCCGCCAATCAGTGGAATTAATCGAGACTTTTCAATTTTATCATTCGGATTATTTACGCTTTCTGTCGGTTTTTCTTCTTCCTCCTGATCATTCAGCAGTACCGGATCAATTATGTAACGGTCTGCCGGGTTTTTAGGATGAATTAACCGCATGACAAAAGGTAGTGTCAAGAAAATGATGGTGACAATCGCAATGTTAACGGCAGATAGTAACGTCTCTGTGATGGGAATGATTCCAATTTCCCCTTCGAATACGTGGCCGGCAGTTGCGACGAATAGCGCCGGGGAAGAAGACAAGCCGCCTTCCCAGATGATAAATCCTGAATAACCCGCTGCAACCAATACCCTGTAATCGACGTCAGGTACCTTTCTACCCACCAGTTTTGCCATTATTCCCGCGACGACTAAACCGAATGCCCAACTGATCAGTGATGCACCAAGCGCCGTAAAGGTGACAAGCAGAATGGCCGAAGTCGGGGTTTTACACTTTGAAGCAATACTCTCAAGAGTTCTGGAAACTGGTTTTGTCAGTGCAAGGGCAAAGCTCATGACGAATGTTGTAATAATCTGTGCAGTAAAAGTCAAAAGTGCCCAAAAACCATCACCCCAATAAAGCAACATATCAAAAGGACCTGCATCCGTAAAAACAATCCCGGCGACGAAAGCAATAACTGTCAGTAAAATGGCAAAGACAAACGCATCAGGCAGCCATTTTTCGGCCATTTGTGCAAAGAAATTTGCCAACCGGGCAAGCGGATTATTTTTCACAGGGACAGCAACCGGGTTCTGCTTCAATTGTTCAGGATTTTTAACTTCTACCATTCATTAACTCCTCCTTAAATCCAATTTTTCAGCTGATGTTTCTGAATCTTCCCGACAGAAGTACGTGGGAATTCTTCGGTAATGTGAATGGCTTGGGGTACTTTGAACTTTGCCAGTCGCTTCCGGCACCAATCTATCAGCTCTTCCGAGCCAGTAGTGTTGTCGTCTTTCAGGATAACAAAAGCATGAATTTCTTCTTCATACATCGGATCCGGCACTGATATGACAGCGCTTTCAAATACCGCATCATGTTCGTTAAGCACCGTTTCCACTTCCCCGGCAGCAATATTCTCCCCGGCCCGTTTCATCATGTCCTTTTTCCGGTCAACAAAGTAATACAGACCAGTTAACGGGTCCTTCCTTCCTATGTCTCCGCTGTAGAGCCAATTTTCCCGGATCGCCTCATCGGTGGCTCCCGGATTTTTGAAGTATTCTTTCATAATTGTTTCACCCGGGACACCGGCGATCGTAATCTCTCCCGCTTCTCCAGCCGGGACTTCCTTTCCATTCTCTCCACGGAGTTTTACCTGGTAACCACCTGCTTCCTTTCCGATGCTTGCATGGTGTTCATCCCGTTTTGATAAATTGATCAGCGGGACTGCTACTGTCTCAGTCATGCCGTATAACTGACACAGCTCTACGCCATATCGTCTTGAAAATGCCTCGTACTGTCCATCGGTCAGTCCTTGGGCATAAATCACTGCTCTCAGACTATTGGTTGCATCTGCCGGGTCGAACTCTTTTTTCAAAATCATACGAATTGGTGCTGAAAAGAGGGATCCAATAGTCGCTTCCAACCGCTTGGCTTGTTTTATATAATTTGTTGCACTGAAGTTTTCAGTAATTGCGATGCTTGCTCCCGTATATAGAGCCGGCATTGCCATGTAATATTGGCCGTTGCCATGAAACATCGGCAGCGCAATCAGCATTCTGTCTGTCTGTTGATAATGCAATATTTTCGCCATTTGTTTACCAGTATGTAGATAGTTTTTGTGCGTTAGCACGACGCCTTTAGGTTTTGAAGTCGTTCCCGATGTGTAGAGAATCGCTGCTTCATCTCCACTGGCAAGCTGCAGCGGGATCGGTAACGACCTCATTTTTCCAGCTTCCTGTTCCAGCCAAATTCCTCTTCGCTCTTCACCAAGCCGAGATAAAAGCAGTGGCAGACGGAATGTGCTGAACTTCTCTTCATACTCTTTTTCCGAAATGATTATTTTGCTCTCAGAATGAGTGACTAAGTATTTCATCTCTTCTTCAGTTGATAAAATATTGGTGGGCACCATCACACCGCCAACAGAGAGAATGGCAAACCACGATACCATAAACGCAGATCCGTTTGGCAAATGTAATAGTACTTTATCTCCTTTTTGAATTCCGTATTCCTGCAGTAACGTCGCGAGCTTTTGCACCAGTTCCTGGAATTCCCGGTAAGTCAGCCGCTCAATTCCGCCATGCAAGTCCTCCACCACCAAAAACTCTTTATCCGGATACCGTTTACATCTAGCTGAAAGCATTTCCGGCACTGTTAGGGCTTCCTGCTTCACCACGCTCTGTTTCCTCCTTTCCCAATCAACCGTCTAATTTGCCGTCCAACCCCCATCCACATATAAGACTTGTCCTGTCACATAACTTGAAGCATCTGAAGCAAAAAAAATTGCCGGTCCGATAACTTCCTCTACTTCGCCCATTCTTTTCAGTAACGTACGACTGAGGATTTGTTCGACGCGCTCTGGATCTTGCAGAAAACCTTCTGTCATAGGTGTTTTTATGTAAGCAGGAGCAATGGCATTGACAGTAATATGATGATCCGCCAGTTCGGCAGCCCATACTTTAGTTAGCTGGTTAATACCGCCTTTACTGGCTGCATAGCTAGTTTGGAGCGGGTTACCGACCTGTCCGAGAATCGATGAAATATTTATTATCCGGCCGCTCTGCTGGTTTATCATTCGCTTTGCAGCCTGCTGTCCGACCAGAAAGATTCCTTTTAGATTCGTGTTAAGAACCTGGTCCCAATCTTCTTCTTCCACCTCCACGAGTGGCTTTCGGATATTCATGCCAGCATTATTAATCAGAATATCGAGCTGTCCAAATACTTCATCTGCATAGCTGAACAGCTCTTCCACCTCTTCTTTAGAAGTAACATCTGCTCTTTTCCATTTCACATCATATCCATGTTCTTTGAGATTCCTGACTGCATCCTTCAGAGCTTCTTCATTCCGTCCAGTAACCATCACCTCAGCTCCGTAATGAGCTAAACCAGTTGCGATTGTTAGCCCAATTCCTTTACTGCCGCCAGTTACAATCGCTTTCTTTCCTCGAAGTCCAAAAGAAGGAATTGAAGATACGTTCATGAAAACACCTCCATACATTAAATATAACTAAATATTTAGAAAAATCAAGTTATTTTTTCCTTTTTTTCAAGTAATTCCCCTTTTTAAAACAGGCGACCTAATCGAGCTTTTTCAGCCATTTCAAACAAGTTGGTTACCGCTTTATTTAAGTTCCGGAATCGTTCATCCTGAATTTCACCAGTCTTCCAGCGATAATAAATTTGCTGTAAAATACCCGCAAGTTTATAAAAGCCAAACGCAACGTAAAAATCAATATTTGAGACATCCCGTCCGCTGGCTTTTGCATATTCTTCCACAAACTCTTTCCGATTGTAGAAACCGGGCTGATCGGTCAGTATGGTGATGCCCATGTCCGGATCGCCGGGCTGTCCCCAATAAGCAATGGTTGAACCGAGATCGCTTAATGGATCGCCGATAGTTGAGAGTTCCCAATCCAGAACCCCGATTACGTGTCCGGGGGCATTGCGGTCCAGGACCAAATTGTTCAGCTTAAAATCGTTATGAACAACAGTCGTCTCTGAATTGGTTGGAATATTGGCGGTCAAATACGCCTGCAAGTTGGCAAGCCCCGGAATCTCATCCGTTTTTGCCCGCTCATACCGTTTGATCCAGCCGTGTATCTGCCGTTCCATAAACCCTTCAGGCTTTCCCATTTCCTCAAGTCCCGCTGTTTTATAATCCACATCCTGAAGACGGACCAACGTCTGAATAATCCCCTGGGAAATAAGCGGTCCCGCCTTTTCCGAAGACTTATAAGCAGCCGGCAACTTATCATCCAGCACGATTCCATTCTTCTTTTCCATGACATAGAAGTGTTTATCCATCACTTCCTTATCTTCACAGTACACATAAGGTTCCGGCGCCAAGGGGAAAACAGGATTCATCTTTGTCAGCATTCTGTATTCTCTTTCCATGTCGTGTGCTTTCGGCGGAGTTTTGCCGAAAGGCGGCCGTCTTAATACACCTTCCCAATCTCCAATGGTAAGCAAGTAGGTCAGATTGGAATATCCTTCCGAAAATTTCCGTACTTGCATTTCCCTTTGTGGCAAATCACTGATTGAATGACGAAGATATGTTTCTACTTTATTCCAGTCAACCGATTGCCGGCTTTTTTTGGATTCTTCCTGTGCATCAGGCATATATGCTCTCTCCCTTCATCAATTAAGTTCACTCATATTTATAAAATCCTTCGCCCGACTTTCTGCCAAGTCGGCCCGCCCGTACATATTGCCTAAGCAAAGGAGCCGGTCGATACTTGGAATCCTTTGTCTCCTCATAAAGCGTTTCCGCTACCATTAGCATCGTATCTAAGCCGATCAAGTCGGTTAAGGCAAGAGGTCCAATCGGATGACTGGCGCCGAGTTTCATGCCTTTATCAATATCCTCTGCTGATGCGATTCCTTCTGCCAATACGAAAATCGCTTCATTAATCATCGGTGTGAGTATCCGATTTACTACAAATAATGGTGCTTCTTTCACAGAAATAGCCGTTTTATTGAATCGGTCAGCCAGTTGATGTGCTGTATGGAATGTTTCATCGCTCGTCTGTTCTCCACGGATAATTTCCACAAGTTGCATTACCGGCACCGGATTAAAGAAATGCATGCCGATCAAACGGTCGCTCCGCTTCACCACACTGGCCATTTCAGTGATGCTTAACCCGGAGGTGTTAGTAGCAAAGACAGCGGAAGGTTTACACAATTGATCCAGTTCTATAAAGAGCGTTTTTTTATGCTCAATTTTTTCCACAATAGCTTCGATTATAAAATCCGCATCACGTAAACTCTGAATGTCATTCGTGACTTCAATCCTCGCCCGTATCTCATTCGCCTTTTCCTGATCAATTTTTCCTTTTTCCACATTTCTTGCTAATGTCTTCTCGATTCGTTTGATTCCCTTTTCCAATCCTTGAGAGTCAATGTCATATAATATGGTCTGAATATTAGCTTCTGCAATGATTTGCGCAATCCCGTTACCCATAATACCGGCTCCTACGACAGCTGCTTGTTGGATTGTCATTTGATTCCTCCCAAATTCATTTTCCTGAAAATTTTGGCTGTCTTTTTTCTTTGAACGCCTTAACCCCTTCTTGCATATCGGCAGTTTTACATAATTCCGCAAAAAGCTGACTCTCCAATTTCTGTCCTTCTTCAAGAGACAACTCGTAACCTTCATCAATCACCCTTTTCGCGTAAGATACGGCAATCGGACCTTTTTCCGCAATTTTTTGCGCAAGCTCTTTGGCTGTGTCAAACGCTTGCCCTTTCGGCACAACTCTTTCCACTAATCCGTGGTCATAAGCTTCTTGAGCTGACAGGCGGACACCTGCCAAGATCATTTCTTTCGCTTTCCCGCTTCCAACAAGACGTGTAAGTCTTTGTGTGCCGCCGTATCCAGGTAAAATCCCAAGACCTGTTTCAGGAAGTCCAAGTTTTGCATGTTCCTCAGCAATCCGTATATCACAAGCAAGTGCCAACTCCAGTCCCGCTCCAAGTGCTGATCCATTGACCGCGCAAATAACAGGAAGGTTTGCCAGTCCCAGTTTATCGAATATTTTTTTGCCCTTCTCTACCAGCATAAGACCTGTATCAGCCGTAAGTGCCGGAAACTGATTAATATCTGCACCTGCAATGAATACCTTTTCACCCATTGCTCTAAGAAGAATAACTCGTAAAGTTTCATCAGTTAATATTTCTTCAACTGCATTAT
Above is a genomic segment from Planococcus lenghuensis containing:
- a CDS encoding phosphotransferase family protein; its protein translation is MPDAQEESKKSRQSVDWNKVETYLRHSISDLPQREMQVRKFSEGYSNLTYLLTIGDWEGVLRRPPFGKTPPKAHDMEREYRMLTKMNPVFPLAPEPYVYCEDKEVMDKHFYVMEKKNGIVLDDKLPAAYKSSEKAGPLISQGIIQTLVRLQDVDYKTAGLEEMGKPEGFMERQIHGWIKRYERAKTDEIPGLANLQAYLTANIPTNSETTVVHNDFKLNNLVLDRNAPGHVIGVLDWELSTIGDPLSDLGSTIAYWGQPGDPDMGITILTDQPGFYNRKEFVEEYAKASGRDVSNIDFYVAFGFYKLAGILQQIYYRWKTGEIQDERFRNLNKAVTNLFEMAEKARLGRLF
- a CDS encoding SDR family NAD(P)-dependent oxidoreductase, with translation MNVSSIPSFGLRGKKAIVTGGSKGIGLTIATGLAHYGAEVMVTGRNEEALKDAVRNLKEHGYDVKWKRADVTSKEEVEELFSYADEVFGQLDILINNAGMNIRKPLVEVEEEDWDQVLNTNLKGIFLVGQQAAKRMINQQSGRIINISSILGQVGNPLQTSYAASKGGINQLTKVWAAELADHHITVNAIAPAYIKTPMTEGFLQDPERVEQILSRTLLKRMGEVEEVIGPAIFFASDASSYVTGQVLYVDGGWTAN
- a CDS encoding class I adenylate-forming enzyme family protein, yielding MVKQEALTVPEMLSARCKRYPDKEFLVVEDLHGGIERLTYREFQELVQKLATLLQEYGIQKGDKVLLHLPNGSAFMVSWFAILSVGGVMVPTNILSTEEEMKYLVTHSESKIIISEKEYEEKFSTFRLPLLLSRLGEERRGIWLEQEAGKMRSLPIPLQLASGDEAAILYTSGTTSKPKGVVLTHKNYLHTGKQMAKILHYQQTDRMLIALPMFHGNGQYYMAMPALYTGASIAITENFSATNYIKQAKRLEATIGSLFSAPIRMILKKEFDPADATNSLRAVIYAQGLTDGQYEAFSRRYGVELCQLYGMTETVAVPLINLSKRDEHHASIGKEAGGYQVKLRGENGKEVPAGEAGEITIAGVPGETIMKEYFKNPGATDEAIRENWLYSGDIGRKDPLTGLYYFVDRKKDMMKRAGENIAAGEVETVLNEHDAVFESAVISVPDPMYEEEIHAFVILKDDNTTGSEELIDWCRKRLAKFKVPQAIHITEEFPRTSVGKIQKHQLKNWI
- a CDS encoding thiamine pyrophosphate-dependent dehydrogenase E1 component subunit alpha, which codes for MAEIYKKEIQLKDYPKDVLLNFYRTMVKIRKFDENLIRLMQEGKVSGFYHSGIGSEGLSAGSIRENLRDEDYIYYNHRGCNQKIAKGVPLSKIYGDFLGTTEGTTKGLGAGIVHSADPARGVMGQAGTIGSQLGIGIGTAYASKFKGTDQVTVIYFGDGAASREMLHGSLNWAGLYNLPVIYICENNEYAISCHVSETHAVREHIADWAYGYGIPNCVVDGNDVLLMHEATKEAVERAKRGEGPTFIEAQTFRHRGHFEGDPYDYVDGELLKDWKENKDPIRNFVSRLLLDKVTDEQELKTIDQEVEQEILEAIKKAESAPQPEPGRIYEGLFA
- a CDS encoding dihydrolipoamide acetyltransferase family protein, whose product is MYEVKMPRLGVTMQNGIITDWLVKEGEEVSKGDYLFELETEKSNLEIEAQEGGVLKKILVPPGKEVPVNTVVAVIAGTDEEVDLSRYEEKERAKPSPAADKEKEKAPQQRQSSTRQGGIAPRARKLAKELGIALENITGTGKDGIITEKDVREASSGETESKPSIEVKETISLTGIQKTMATNMLNSWQNIPQFTQIVSVDMTQAMAVKKELDNVSLNDIIIKVVSNAVSAYPFVNSRLENNGKEVTVYDEVNISVAVNSPDGLVVPVVRNTESKSVQDISTEIRQLVQKAENKSLSAEDYADGTITVSNLGSFGVETGTPIINSPQAAIVFAGAVKKTPVVGDNDEIKVAPIMMLSVCYDHRFIDGVKGTEFTGELKKVFENLNTDSLS
- a CDS encoding SDR family NAD(P)-dependent oxidoreductase, which encodes MRLKDKVAIITGAGSGQGKAAAKIFAGQGARVVVAEMNEEAGRETAEEVTAAGGEAFFYKTDVSDEANVKALVEEVQNRFGSIDVLFNNAGIGFSARSRYKMASILETPLEDWNSILSINLNGAYLMSKHIIPVMIEQKRGSVINNSSLNGIIGVSGADAYTASKGGVVALTRVMAADYGKYNIRVNCICPGAINTPMIQEVLSDPEIAKNYEAGPLGRVGEPEEIAYAALFLASDEASYVTGLIMPVDGGWSTV
- a CDS encoding 3-hydroxybutyryl-CoA dehydrogenase produces the protein MTIQQAAVVGAGIMGNGIAQIIAEANIQTILYDIDSQGLEKGIKRIEKTLARNVEKGKIDQEKANEIRARIEVTNDIQSLRDADFIIEAIVEKIEHKKTLFIELDQLCKPSAVFATNTSGLSITEMASVVKRSDRLIGMHFFNPVPVMQLVEIIRGEQTSDETFHTAHQLADRFNKTAISVKEAPLFVVNRILTPMINEAIFVLAEGIASAEDIDKGMKLGASHPIGPLALTDLIGLDTMLMVAETLYEETKDSKYRPAPLLRQYVRAGRLGRKSGEGFYKYE
- a CDS encoding short-chain fatty acid transporter; its protein translation is MKNNPLARLANFFAQMAEKWLPDAFVFAILLTVIAFVAGIVFTDAGPFDMLLYWGDGFWALLTFTAQIITTFVMSFALALTKPVSRTLESIASKCKTPTSAILLVTFTALGASLISWAFGLVVAGIMAKLVGRKVPDVDYRVLVAAGYSGFIIWEGGLSSSPALFVATAGHVFEGEIGIIPITETLLSAVNIAIVTIIFLTLPFVMRLIHPKNPADRYIIDPVLLNDQEEEEKPTESVNNPNDKIEKSRLIPLIGGFLGLSYLVNHFFTNGFALDLNTVNLMFLTAALLLFSNVRELADGLLKSVSSVGQFVLQYPFYAGIMGMLAASGLAVLLANFFIDISTAKTLPLWTFLSAGLLNIFIPSGGGQWAVQAPIVVPAALEMGVEPAKVVMAVAWGDAWTNMIQPFWAIPLLAIAGLKIRDIMGYTLVALLYSGVVIAACMMLFS
- a CDS encoding alpha-ketoacid dehydrogenase subunit beta codes for the protein MRTINMRTALLEALNEEMERDETTLIFGEDVGKFGGINKVTQGLYEKYGNRVFDTPIAEPTIIAAAVGMAITGNARPIPELQFGDFAGIAFDEIFNKMGKWRFMHGGQMEMPITLRLPVGIAGGAGPEHSQSPQALFMHGPGLHIAIPSTPYDAKGLLKTAIRDNNAVLFFEHKILYDMKGEVPEEEYLIPLGKADIKREGSDVTIIATALQVHTALEAAEDLVADGVEVEVVDPRTLAPLDMETILSSVRKTGRVLIVHEESKTGGSGAEITAQIQEEALFDLAAPIRRIGSPDVPIAQNIYLEQFYRPSKEQIIQAVNDLMEY
- a CDS encoding enoyl-CoA hydratase/isomerase family protein, translating into MRQREWEFVNLETKDSIAVLTINNPPLNILTDAVLTEFNNAVEEILTDETLRVILLRAMGEKVFIAGADINQFPALTADTGLMLVEKGKKIFDKLGLANLPVICAVNGSALGAGLELALACDIRIAEEHAKLGLPETGLGILPGYGGTQRLTRLVGSGKAKEMILAGVRLSAQEAYDHGLVERVVPKGQAFDTAKELAQKIAEKGPIAVSYAKRVIDEGYELSLEEGQKLESQLFAELCKTADMQEGVKAFKEKRQPKFSGK